The DNA region GAGAGTACGTGGACGAGGTCGTCACGGTCTCCGAGGACGCGCTGTCCTCGGCGCTGCTGCTCTGTCTGGAGCGGGCCAAGCTGGTGGTGGAGCCGGCCGGGGCGAGCCCGGTGGCGGCCCTGCTCGCGGACCCGGACGCCTTCCGGGGCCGCGGCCCGGTGGTGGCGGTGCTCTCCGGCGGCAACGTCGACCCGCTCCTCATGCAGCGGATCCTGCGCCACGGCATGGCGGCGGCCGGCCGCTATCTGAGCCTGCGGCTGAAGGTCACCGACCGGCCGGGCGCCCTCGCGACGCTGCTCGCGGTGCTGACCGTGGTCGACGCGAACGTCCTCGACGTCAGCCACGTACGGACCGACCCGCGGCTCGGCCTCACGGAGGCGGAGGTCGAGCTGCACCTGGAGACGAAGGGCCCGGAGCACTGCGAGGAGGTCACGGAGGCGCTGCGGGACGCGGGGTACACGGTCCTGGGGTGAGGCTCCCCCCGGGGGGTGCTGGGCACCCCCCGGGGCTCGCCTAGAGGCGTTCGCGGGCCTTGCGGATCTGGTCCGCCACGGTGGTGTTTCCGAGCTCGGCCACGGTGTCGGCGAGCTCGTCGATGCGCGGTCCGATGCTCGGACTCTGCCCCGCGGCGAGGTCGTTCGCCGCCTTGTTCAGTGCCAGCGCGGCATCCTGGAGTTTGCGGAGGGTCTCCCGGGGATCGGTCGGGAGGGTGCCCGCGAGCTTCCGAAGCTCCGTGAGGACGAAGTTCAGGACCGGAAGCGTCTTCCTGGTGTTCGTTGCCTTCGCGTACGGGTTCCTGCTGTTCAGCTTCTGGAGCGTGTCGATGCCTCCGGTGCACAGCCGGAATATCCTGCCGGCGAAGTCGACCGGCGCCGGGGCCGAGATGTCGGCCAGCGTCGCGGTGGGGTCGACGGCGGCCTGCTGTGCGCCTGCGAGTGCTTCCCTGGACCACTGGGTGAGCAGTCCGACGTCCTGTCCCAGCTCGTCGAAGCTGACCTTCTGGCGCCCGAACTTCCGCAGCTCCAGGGGGACGATGGGAATGTCTCCCACCTTCTCCCGCCTCGCATTCGAGTCGCCCAGCACCGTCATGGCGCCGAACGCGTCGGTCTGGTGGACCTGTTCGGTCTTGGCGGTGCGCTTGCGCAGGGAGGTATGGGCGTACTTTCGGGCCTTCTCGGCCACCGCTCCACCGCCCCAGTCGGCGAGGGGGAGTCCGTAGACCTCCCCGAAGACGCCCACGACGGCGTCGTAGTTGTCGTCCAGGAACACCCTGGCCGGGTCCGGAAGGAACCCGCCGACGGTCTTGAGGTTGACCCGCGAGAGGACCGCGGTCTTGTTCTTGCCCAGAGTCAGCCTCTCGGCGTTGCGCTCCTGCTCGGCCAGGTCGCCGAGGGCGGCCAGCTGGTTGTAGAAGAGGGCGGCGAAGCCGCGCAGTTGCTCGGCGGTCGTCGTCTGCGAGGCAGCCCCGTCCACGTCCATCTGGCCCCCGAGGAAGAGATCGGCCACCCGCCGGCCGAAGACGAGGCTCTGGGAAAGGTGGATGTGCGCCTTCGAGTTGGGCGAGATCCGGGTCTTCGTGCCGCCCGCGTTGGCCGGTTCCGGTTCGGTCAGCATGTGCTGGAAGAAGCCGGCCATGCCGTGCAGGGGGACGCCCACGGTCTGGTGGGCGAACAGACCGTCCCCGTAACCCGGGCGCCCTCGCGTCTCGGTGTGCGGGCGTTCGGGTGCCACTCGGAGGTCCGTCCCCACCAGTGAGGTCTCGTCGTGGGTGAACGCCGCCTCGGAATAGAGGTGCGCGAGTGACTTCTCCTCGTTCGTCGAGTTAGGGCCGGGGCCGTAGAGCTTGCTGTGCATGGCCCTGAGGGTGTCGAGGGTCGTACGGAGGTCGCCGTGCTGGGTCTCTCCCGGAAGGACGTTCATCGGCGGGGTGACGAATTCCGCGTTCGTGTACTGGGTCCTGTCGGGGGCGTTCCGCTTGTCGCCCACCATCTTCACGCCGCTCTGGTGCGTGACGAGGATCGGTCCGGAGACGGGCTCGCCGTTCGCGTCGCGGGCTTCGACGTTGGTGCCGTCCGCCTTGGAGACGGGCCGGTCCGTCTCGATCTCCAGGCCGATGGCGCGCTGGATGGGGGCGGGGGTGGCGGGGGTGGCGGGGGTGGCGGGTGCCGGGCCGCCGAGGGCCCGGCGCGCGTTGGCCTCGGCTTCCCGTTCGAAGCGGTCGGAGGGGTCGGAGACCTTCAGTCCCGCGCCGTTGTCGGTGCCGGCCACCGGGCCCCGGCGCTGCTGGATGACGTGGGTGAGCTCGTGGGCGAGGGTGTGCCGGTCGGCGCCGCCGTCGCCGATGACGACGTGGTTGCCGCTGGTGTAGGCGCGGGCGCCGACCTCGGCGGCGGAGGCGCGGGCGGTGGAGTCGGTGTGCAGCCGTACGTCGGAGAAGTCCGCGCCGAGCCGGGCCTCCATGTCGGTCCGGGTGGCCTCGTCCAGCGGGCGCCCCGGCGCGCGCAGCACCTCGTGCACGGCGGACCGCTGGACGGGGGGCTGCTGGACCGGGGGCTGCCGGTGTCCGCAGCCGGCGCCGTGCTCGTGGCGCTCCTGGGCCCAGGGGTGGCCGGCCTGGCGGAGCAGCTGCACGACGGCCGCGTTGCCCGCCGCGCCGAGCGGGCCGGGCAGCGCGGGAGACGAGGTCTCCGGCGCCCGCCCCGTAGTAGGTGTCCTGGCGGCCTCCGTCCGGTCCGGCCGGTGGGCGCTGCCCGTCCTGTCGTCGTTCGGGGTCCGCACGGGTCCCCCTCCTCTTCGGCGTCGGCGTGGACTTCCTGCGTACACGGCGGAGGAGCGCTGTTTCGAGGTGCGGGCGGGCAGAACCGGGCGACCGATCGGGCAGTGTGCGCAAACCGGTTGTGTATCGCGATGTATCGCGTTAGTGTGTGGTCCGGGTCACTCGAACGCCGGGCGTCGTCCGCTCGGCGTCTCTAAGCTTGGACGAAATCTTTCAAAACCTCTCAAATCATCTGGGAGAACGCATGCCAGGCGCGATTCACGCCGAAGGTCTGGTGAAGACCTTCGGCGACGTACGAGCTCTGGACGGGGTGGACCTCGATGTACCCGAGGGCACCGTCCTGGGCCTGCTCGGCCCGAACGGCGCGGGGAAGACGACCGCCGTGCGCGTGCTCACCACGCTCCTCAAACCGGACAGCGGCCGCGCCGTCGTGGCCGGGATCGACGTGCTCAAGCACCCCAACGAGGTGCGCCGCGCGATCGGCCTGTCCGGCCAGTTCGCCGCGGTCGACGAGTATCTGACCGGCCGCGAGAACCTCCAGATGGTCGGGCAGCTCTATCAGATGAACGGCAGGGCGGCGAAGGTCCGCGCGGGCGAGCTCCTGGAGCGCTTCAACCTCGCCGACGCCGCCGACCGCCCCGCCAAGACCTACTCCGGCGGCATGCGGCGCCGGCTCGACCTGGCCGCCGCCCTCGTCGTCTCCCCGCCCGTGATGTTCATGGACGAGCCCACCACCGGCCTCGACCCGCGCAACCGGCAGGCCCTGTGGGAGATCATCCAGGAGCTCGTCGCGGGCGGCACCACCCTCCTCCTCACCACGCAGTATCTGGAGGAGGCCGACCACCTGGCCCACGACATCTGCGTCGTCGACCACGGCAAGGTCATCGCCCACGGCACCTCCGACCAGCTCAAGGCCCAGACCGGCGGCGAGCGCGTCGAGGTCGTCGTCCACGACCGCGACACCATCCCGGCCGCCCGCGAGGTCCTCGCGCGCTACGGGACGGCGGGCGTCGGCCGCGGCGACATCGACGCCGGCGACATCAGCGTCGAGGAGCACACCCGCAAACTCACCGTCCCGGTCACCGGCGGCGCCAAGCTGCTCGCCGAGGTCATCCGCGACCTGGACGCCGTCGGCGTCGAGATCGACGACATCGGCCTGCGCCGCCCCACCCTCGACGACGTGTTCCTCTCGCTGACCGGCCACGTGGCCGAACAGGCCGAGGAGAACGGCGAGAACGGCGCGAGCGGCGGCGGCGCGGCGAAGAGCGCCCGCAAGGACCGCGACGACCGGAAGGAGGCCGTCAAGTGACCGCGGTGACCGACACCCTGGCCAAGCCGCAGCAGCGCGGCGCCATCGCCCAGTCGATCAGCGACTCGCTGGTCGTCACCAAGCGCAATCTGATCCGGATGACCCGCATCCCGGAGATGGTCATCTTCGGCCTCATCCAGCCCGTGATGTTCGTGATCCTCTTCACGTACGTCTTCGGCGGCTCGATGAAGATCGGTAACACCACCGACCCGGAGGTCTACAAGAACTTCCTGATGGCCGGCATCTTCGCCCAGACCGTCACCTTCGCCACGGCCGGCGCGGGCGCGGGCATCGCCGACGACATGCACAAGGGCCTCATCGACCGCTTCCGCTCGCTGCCCATGGCGCGCGGCGCGGTCCTCACCGGCCGCACCCTCGCCGACCTGGTGCAGACGGCACTGACCCTGCTCGTCCTGGCGGTCGTCGCGCTCATCGTCGGCTGGCGCCCCGGCTTCGCGGAGCCCACCAACTTCGCCAGAATCATGGCCGGGTTCGGCCTGCTGCTGCTCCTCGGTTACGCCTTCACCTGGATCGGCGCGCTGATCGGCCTGTCCGTGCGCACCCCGGAGGCGGCCACCTCGGGCGGACTGATCTGGCTCTTCCCGGTCACGTTCATCTCGAACGCGTTCGTGGACTCCAGCCAGATGACCCCCTGGCTCCAGAAGGTCGCCGACTGGAACCCCTTCAGCGCCACCGTGCAGGCCTGTCGCGTGCTCTTCGGCGACCCGGGAGTCTCCCAGTCCCAGGCCTGGCCGATGCAGCACCCGGTGTGGGCCTCGCTGATCTACTCGGTCCTGATCATCGTGCTGTTCCGGACGCTGGCGGTACGGAAGTACCGCTCGGCCACCGCCTGACGCGACGCGCACGGGGCTCACGGCAGATAGCCGGAGATCACCAGGTCGTCGAAGGGGACGAAGACCGCCCCTCCGGCGACCAGGGGCTCGCCCGGGGTCAGCGACTTCGCCTCGACCCCGTCCGGAAGGACCGCGTTGCGGGACTTCACGTCGCGGTCGCCCACCGGGCCGGTCGCGGGCAGCGACTGCACCTGCTGCTTGCCCGCGACGACCAGCCGGTCGCCCGCGAAGGCGACCCGGTCCACCCCGTTGTCGAAGCTGCCGGCCGTCGTCGCCCGCCGCAGCTCGCGCCCGCTCGCCAGGTCGTAGGTGACCACGGTGAAGCTGACCGAGCTGCCGACGAGACTGCCGACCACGGCCACCGTGCCGTCTGCGCGCACCGCCGGACCGGCGACGATCGTCAGATCCTCCGCCAGCGTGCGCCGCGGCCGCAGCGTCCGGGCGTCGAGCACGGGCACCCCGCCGTCCTGCGCGTTCTGGCACAGCACCGCGTCCCCGTGCACCACGATCGTCGAGCACTCCACGCCGGCTCCGCCCCGGGCCGTCTCCTTGCCGGTCGCCGTGTCGAGAGCCACCGGCACGGTCCCGCCGACCGTCACGTACACCCGGTTCCCCGAGGCGACCAACTGCTCGGGGATCGCGTCGAGTTCCTTCCGCCACAGCTCACGGCCGCCGCCCTTCCCGTCCAGCTTCACCGCCGTGACCAGGCCCTTGCCCTCGTCCGTACGGTGCAGCAGGCTGCTGTACAGGACGTCGCCGACCAGGTCGGAGCCCTTCTCCGCCCACTCCGGGCCCGGCGCGGGCACCTTCCCGCGCACCTTTCCGTCATCGAGGCCGTACGCCGTCAGGCCGTCGGCGCCCGCGATGTACGCCGTGTCGCCGACGACCGACGGATCGCCCGGCGACGCCAGGATGCCGAAGTCGCCGGGAGTCTCGCGGCCGGGGACCGCCCACAGCCGCTTGCCGTCGGCCGCGTTCAGGGCGAGGGCCCCGCCGCCGGTGCCCGCGCACAGCAGCACCTTCGGCGCCAGGGAGCAGTTGCTGATCCCCGGGCCGACCCGGGTCGCCCACGGCGACCAGCCGGCCGGCCGGGCCCCGCTGTCCGTCGCCGACGTCCCGAAGTCGCCGGCGTGCCCCTCACCGCCGTACGGCCGGACGACCTGGCTCAGCGACCCCACCCCGCCCGGCCCGGACGCCGACGCGGACGGCCCGGCCGAACCCGAAGGACCCGAAGGACCCGAAGGACCGCTTCCGGCCTGATCCCCCTGCCCGCCCTGCCGGTCGAGCAGCACCACTCCCACCGTCGCCACCACCGCCACCGCGACCGCCGCGGCGACGATCCGCCCCCACCGGCGGCGCCGCGGCTCCGGCCCGGCGGGACCGGCGGGCCGGGCGACCGCCGCCGTGGGGGAGTACGGCACCGCGACGACCGGCGCCATCGTCGGCAGCTCGGCCACGCCCGCGCCCGAGGCCGCCGCCTCGCCGAACTCGCGGGCCGCGTCCCCGTACTCGGCGAGCAGCGACAACACGCCGCCCGGCCACGGAAACACCTCCTCCTCCGTGGCCTCGGAACCAAGGAGCTCCGCCAGCTCCGCCGCCGAGGGCCGCTCCGCCGGATCGAGCCGCAGGCAGCGCTCCACGACCGGCCGCAACTCCTCCGGCACGCCCGACAGTTCGGCATCGGCCCGGCTGATCCGGTAGACCACGGCCGCCATCTCGTCGTCGTGGAAGGGCCCTCGGCCGCTCGCCGCGAAAGCGAGCACCGCCCCCAGGCAGAACACGTCCGAGGCCGGCACCACGGCCCGGCCGCCCACCAGGTGCTCCGGCGACATGAAGCCCGGCGAGCCGACGACCAGCCCCGTCGAGGTCAGCGCCGTCGCCTCGAAGGCCTGCGCGATGCCGAAGTCGATCAGCTTGGGCCCGGCCGCGCCGAGCAGCACGTTCGCCGGCTTCAGATCCCGGTGCAGCACCTGCGCCTCGTGCACCGCGCCGAGCGCCCGGGCGAGGGCGACGCCCAGCTCCCGTACCGCCGTGACCGGCAGCGGACCGGCGCGGACGACCGCTTCGGCGAGCGAGGGACCCGGCACGTACTCGGTCGCCAGCCACGGCGCCGGTGCGTCGGCGTCCGCGTCCACGAGCCGGGCCGTGTAGGGGCTGTCCACCGCCCGCGCCGAGGTGATCTCGCGCCGGAAGCGGGTCCGGAAGTCCTCGTCGAGCTCCAGCTCCGCGCGCACGGTCTTCACCGCGACCATCCGGTACGGGTCGGCCGTCGGCGCGTCCGTACGGCAAGCCAGGTGGACCTCGCCCATGCCGCCCGCGCCGAGCCGGGCGAGCAGCCGGTACGGGCCGACGAGCCGGGGCGGCCCGGCGGGCAGTGCTTCCAGCACGGTCAACACGCCTTTCCGATGGGGCTGTCGGGGTGACTCACGGGGCCCAGGCCCGGGCCCGGTTCACCGGGGCAGTTCGACGGACGCGACGGCGCCCTTGTCGTACACGACATAGGCGATCCCGCCGACCGGCAGCACCTCGGGCTGCCGGATCCTCCGGCCGTAGACGATGCCGTAGTTCGGGTCGCGCTCGTCCTCCTCGGCCCGCGGCCCCGGCGCGCCTGGCACCGGCGTGGCCTTGAGCCCGCCCGGCCTGCCGTCCGCGCCGAGCCCCACGGTGTAGAGCGCGGAGTAGTCGGCGAACACCAGCCGGTCGCCCGCGAGCAGGGGAGAGGACAGCTCCTGCTTCAGCCCGGCGGGCGCGGTGTCCTTCAGGGGGTACGAGGCGAGCCGCGTGCCGTCCTTCGGGTCGTAGACACCCAGGCCCTCCTTCGCGAAGCCGGCGAAGGCCTTCGGGCTGATCACATCGGCGCTCAGGCTCTCCAGCGACGCGGGCACGGTGCCCTTCGCGGCGAGGGTGGCCGCGTCGAGGACGTGCAGTCGCTCCTCGGCGTCGACGACGTGCGGGGTGCTGACGCAGTACGCCGAGTCGCCGAGCACCTTCACGGCCTCGCACTCGGCCGCCGCCCGGTCGACCTGCCCGCGCAGCTCGCCGGTCCTGGCGTCGTAGGTGACGAGCCCGCCGTCGCTGAGCGCGTACACCTGCCCCTTGGCGTAGGCGACCGGCTCGAAGGGGCGGGTCTCGGAGTACGGGATCTCGTCGCTGGTGAGCATCTTCGACCAGAGCTTGCGGCCGTCCGTGAGGGAGAACGCCGCCATCCCGATGGGCGGATGGATGACGCCGTCCGGCGACGGGCCCGCGACCGCGGCGAAGATCGTGCCGTCGGCCACGATCGGCCGGGTCACCTCCCGCTGCGTGCCCTGCATCGGCTCCTTCGACTCCCATCGCACCGCGCCGCTGCGCACGTCACGGACCTGGAGCCTGCCCTCCCAGGCGAGGACGACGACCGAGTCGTGGACGGTGGGACGGGAGGCCTTGTCGACGATCCACGGCACGCCGTGGTCGTTCATGTAGCTCTGGCCGCCCCGGCCCGCCCCGCCGGCGCTCGCCTCCCACAGCTTCTTCCCGTTCGCCGGGTCGAGGGCCTCGTACCAGCCGTCCGTCGTCCGGCACACCAGCGCCTTCTCGTTCCCCGAGCAGCCGAACGCCGGCGCCGACAGCTTCGCCCGCCACGGCTTCCAGCCGGCCGGCCGCTGGGCCGCGTTCTGCGGTACGACCCCGGACGCGTCCGCCAGGCCCCGGTCGTCGACGCCCGGGACGCGCGGCCCGGACGCGGCGGGGGGACCGGCCGTGGCGGGCTTCTTCGGTGCGGGCTCCGGCCACAGCAGATACGTGCCGACGCCGCCGCCCAGGACCGCCAGGGCCACCACGGCGGCGATCAGACCACGGCGGCGGCGCCGCTGGGGCGTGGGGGGCGATACGGGTACGGGTAAGGGGGCGACGGTCGGCGCCGCGTGCAGCCCGGGCCCGCCGGACGCGGGCGTGCCGGACGTCGGGGCGGGGGCCGCGGGGACCTCCAGCAGCGGGCCGCCGGACGCGACGAGCTGGGCGAGCTCCCGCCCGTACTCGCCGATGTGCTCCCGTACGGCTTCCGGCCACGCGGGCGGGCGCCCGGCCGTGCCGCCCAGGAGCTCGGCCAGCGCCTCCGGCGCGGGCCGGTCCGCCGGGTCGCGGGACAGACAGGCGGTGACGACGGCCCGCAGCTCCTCCGGCAGCCGGGTCAGATCGGCCTCGGCCTGCGCGACGCGGTAGAGGACGGCGGCGACCGGGCCCTCGCCGAACGGGTCCTCGCCGGTCGCCGCGTAACAGAGCAGCGAGCCGAGGCAGAAGACGTCCGACGCGCCGGTCACGTGCCGGGCGCCGGCCACGTGCTCGGGCGACATGAAGGAGGGCGTGCCGACGATCACACCGGTCGCGGTCATGGTGGTCGCGCCGCCGGCCCGCGCGATGCCGAAGTCGATCAGGCGCGGGCCGTCGACGGCGAGCATCACGTTGCCGGGCTTGAGGTCGCGGTGCAGCACCCCGGCCGCGTGCAGATCGGCCAGCGCGCGGGCGATCCGGGCGCCGAGCGCCCGCACCGTCGCGACCGGCAGCGGGCCGCCGCGCCGCACGGCCTGGGCGAGGCTGGGGCCGGGCACATAGGCGGTGGCCAGCCACGGGGTCCCGGCGTCGGGGTCGCCGCCGACGGGCGCGGCGGCGTACGCGCTGCGCACCATCCCCGCCACCCTGATCTCGCGGCGGAAGCGCTCGCGGAAGGCGGGCTCGCCGGCGACATCGGTCCGGATGGTCTTCAGGGCGACGTACGTGCCGGGCGGGGCGCCGGGGGCCGTGTCCCGCGCCAGATACACCTCGCCCATGCCGCCGGCGCCGAGCCGCGCGAGCACCTCGTACGGTCCGATGTGCCGTGGCGCGCCCTCGCGCAGCGGTCCCAGCATCTGCCCCATCCCCCTTCTGCGGCCGATGCCTCCGATCATTGCATGAGCATGACGAAGGGCCGGGCCCCTTCGCGGGGTCCGGCCCTTCGTACGCGCGTACGGTCTCGCGGTCGAACGGGAAAAGCGGGCTCAGCCGGTGTACGGCGTGGCGCTGAGGATCTTCACCATGGCCATCTTGCCGTTCGGCAGCTCGTACTCGGCGTCCTCGCCGGCCTTCTTGCCGTTGACGCCCAGGCCGAGCGGCGACTGCGGGGAGTAGGTCTCGATGTCACCGCTCGCGTACTCGCGGGAGGCGAGCAGGAAGGTCATCGTGTCGTCCTCGTCGCCGTCGAAGGCGATCGTCACGACCATGCCCGGCTCGACGACGCCGTCGTCCGCCGGGGCCTCGCCGACCTTGGCGTTCTGCAGGAGCTGCGTGAGCTGGCGGACCCGGAGCTCCTGCTTGCCCTGCTCCTCCTTGGCCGCGTGGTACCCGCCGTTCTCCCGCAGGTCGCCCTCCTCGCGCGCCGCGGCGATCTTCGCGGCGATCTCGGTACGCGCGGGACCAGACAGGTACGCAAGCTCCTCCTTGAGCTTGTTGTACGCCTCCTGGGTGAGCCAGGTGACGTTCTCGCTGGTCTGGGTCACAGGTGCTCCTCGTAGGTACTGGGAATACAAAAGCTCGCCCTGAGCGGAAAGCCACATGTCCAGCTTGCGCCTTCTTGCGCCTTCCGAGCGGGCGAAACCACGAGCCTAACAATGAGTGGCGAAAAGCGGGAGGACATAACCGCGGTCTTTACGTCACCCCAGGTCACCGGGGCGGCCTGGCGGGGGCTCTACCCCCGCTCCCTACCCACCGCTACCGCGCCGTACACCCGATCAGCTCGGCGCTGGTGGCCCGTGCGGTGGTGCGGATCGAGTAGACCTTGTCGAGCCGGTCCGTGCTCTCCTCGATCCGGACGTCCTTGCGGCCGACCTCGGTGCCGTCCTCGGAGCGGGAGCGCAGTGTGCACACGCCCTTGGCGTCGGTGTCCTTGCGGATCTCCAGGTGCACCTGGACCTCGCTGTCGCCGGTCACCTCGAACTTGATGACCTCGGCGCTGATCTTGCTGTCGACGACGTAGTGCCAGCCGAACCAGCCCATCATGGCGAGGAAGAGGGTGCCGAGCACCGCCCCGGCGATCATGAGCTTGCGGTCGGCCCGCGCGTCCGCGGAGCGCCCGTAGCGCCCCTCGGGGAGCCGCTCTCGCACCGCGCCCATGATCGTTCCTCTCGCCGTCGGGGTACCGGAATTTTCCCTCCCCCGATTCCGTCACTATAGAGACCTCCCTAGGCGACGAATGACTGAGGACCGAGTCTTGACTGAGCAGCTGCGACTGATGGCCGTTCACGCCCACCCCGACGACGAGTCGAGCAAGGGCGCGGCCACGATGGCGAAGTATGTGTCCGAGGGGGTGGAGGTCCTGGTGGTGACCTGCACGGGCGGCGAGCGCGGCTCCATCCTCAACCCGAAGCTCCAGGGCGACCCCTACATCGAGGCGAACATCCACGAGGTGCGCCGCAAGGAGATGGACGAGGCGCGCGAGATCCTGGGCGTGAAGCAGGAGTGGCTGGGCTTCGTCGACTCGGGCCTGCCCGAGGGCGACCCGCTGCCGCCGCTCCCCGAGGGCTGCTTCGCCCTGGAGGACGTGGACGCGGCGGCGGGCGAGCTGGTCCGCAAGATCCGCGCGTTCCGCCCGCAGGTCGTCACGACCTACGACGAGAACGGCGGGTACCCGCACCCCGACCACATCATGACCCACAAGATCTCGATGGTGGCCTTCGACGGCGCGGCCGACACCGAGAAGTACCCCGAGGACGAGTTCGGCCCGGCCCACGCGCCGAGCAAGCTCTACTACAACCAGGGCTTCAACCGCCCGCGCACCGAGGCGCTGCACCAGGCGCTGCTCGACCGGGGCCTGGAGTCGCCGTACGGGGACTGGCTGAAGCGCTGGGACGAGTTCTCGCGCAAGGAGCGCACCCTCACCACCTACGTGCCCTGCGCGGAGTTCTTCGAGATCCGCGACAAGGCCCTGATCGCCCACCGCACCCAGATCGACCCCGACGGCGGCTGGTTCCGGGTTCCGATGGACATCCAGAAGGAGGTCTGGCCCACGGAGGAGTACGAGCTCAGCAAGTCCCTCGTGGACACCTCCCTCCCCGAGAGCGACCTCTTCGCGGGCATCCGGGACAATGCCTAGCATGAGCGCACACCTGGCACTGACCGAGCTCGTCCCCTTCGCCGCGAAGGAGCTGGACGAGAACAAGGTGACCCCCGGCGTCCTCGGCTTCGTCGTCTTCGCCGTCCTGGCGCTGGCCGTCTGGGGTCTGATGAAGTCGATGAACCGCCACATGCACAAGGTCGACTTCGCGGAGGCCCCGGACCCGGCGGCCGCGGGCGCGCCGGCTTCGGCGGCCGAGGGCTCGAAGAAGTAGCGGGCGGTACGCCTCCGGGGCCCCGGCACCGCCGGGGCCCTGCGAGCGCTGCCCGGGCCCCGACACACAGGGCCTACCCCACCGGCACCCCCATCACCTCCCGCGCCTGCCGTCCCGGCACCATGCCCAGGTCCCAGGCCTGCCAGGTGGTGTCCGGGGCGGTGCCGCGGTCGAGGACCAGGGCGTAGGCCTCGGCGCAGTCGGTGAGGCGGGGGTCCCGGGACGGGTGGGGGGCGGCGGTCAGGGAGGCGAGTTCCTCGCGGGCCGCGGCCGGGTCGGGGAGCAGGGTGGCGCGCAGGAAGCGGGCCCAGTCGGTGCCCCGCCGGTCGCCGTACCCGGCGAAGAGGCCGGCCGCCTCCTCGCACAGGCCCAGGGCCTGCGTGGTGCGCCCGTTGCCCGCGTCGACCACGGCCAGCTCCAGACATGTCCAGGCCTCGCCGTGGGCCACGCCGATCCGGCGGAAGTCGGCCCGGGCGTCCATCAGGAGCTGGCGGGCGAAGCCCGAGTTGCGCAGGTTGCCGGTCTGCGCGGCCCGCTGGTCCCGGGTCACCCGACCCGAATGATGGCGGGCGCATGCCAAACCGTAGACGTCGCGCATCCGCGAGAACATCGTCCGCGCCCGCTCCAGCTCCCGCACCGCCTGGTCCCGGTCGCCCCGCTCCTCCAGGGCGTGCCCCAGGTAGTAGAGCGTCCACGCCTCGCCGCGGGCGTCCTCCTGCTCGCGATGCCGCGACAGCGCCTGCCGCAGCCCGTCCACCGCGGGCCCCACGTCCCCGGCGACAAGCCGCGCCCGGGCCAGCTGGGTCAGCGCCCACGCCTCGCCGCGCCCGTCCCGGGTCCGCCCGTACTCGTCGAGGGCGAGCCGCAGCTCCGCCTCGGCCCGCTCCACCTCACCCGTCCGCAGCCGCACCTGGCCCAGCTGGAAGTGCGTCCAGGCCTCGCCGTGCAGCGACTCGTGCTCCCGGTGCAGCGCGAGCGCCCGGTCGAGCAGATCGAGCGCC from Streptomyces fradiae includes:
- a CDS encoding protein kinase, whose product is MLGPLREGAPRHIGPYEVLARLGAGGMGEVYLARDTAPGAPPGTYVALKTIRTDVAGEPAFRERFRREIRVAGMVRSAYAAAPVGGDPDAGTPWLATAYVPGPSLAQAVRRGGPLPVATVRALGARIARALADLHAAGVLHRDLKPGNVMLAVDGPRLIDFGIARAGGATTMTATGVIVGTPSFMSPEHVAGARHVTGASDVFCLGSLLCYAATGEDPFGEGPVAAVLYRVAQAEADLTRLPEELRAVVTACLSRDPADRPAPEALAELLGGTAGRPPAWPEAVREHIGEYGRELAQLVASGGPLLEVPAAPAPTSGTPASGGPGLHAAPTVAPLPVPVSPPTPQRRRRRGLIAAVVALAVLGGGVGTYLLWPEPAPKKPATAGPPAASGPRVPGVDDRGLADASGVVPQNAAQRPAGWKPWRAKLSAPAFGCSGNEKALVCRTTDGWYEALDPANGKKLWEASAGGAGRGGQSYMNDHGVPWIVDKASRPTVHDSVVVLAWEGRLQVRDVRSGAVRWESKEPMQGTQREVTRPIVADGTIFAAVAGPSPDGVIHPPIGMAAFSLTDGRKLWSKMLTSDEIPYSETRPFEPVAYAKGQVYALSDGGLVTYDARTGELRGQVDRAAAECEAVKVLGDSAYCVSTPHVVDAEERLHVLDAATLAAKGTVPASLESLSADVISPKAFAGFAKEGLGVYDPKDGTRLASYPLKDTAPAGLKQELSSPLLAGDRLVFADYSALYTVGLGADGRPGGLKATPVPGAPGPRAEEDERDPNYGIVYGRRIRQPEVLPVGGIAYVVYDKGAVASVELPR
- the greA gene encoding transcription elongation factor GreA, translated to MTQTSENVTWLTQEAYNKLKEELAYLSGPARTEIAAKIAAAREEGDLRENGGYHAAKEEQGKQELRVRQLTQLLQNAKVGEAPADDGVVEPGMVVTIAFDGDEDDTMTFLLASREYASGDIETYSPQSPLGLGVNGKKAGEDAEYELPNGKMAMVKILSATPYTG
- the mca gene encoding mycothiol conjugate amidase Mca, whose product is MTEQLRLMAVHAHPDDESSKGAATMAKYVSEGVEVLVVTCTGGERGSILNPKLQGDPYIEANIHEVRRKEMDEAREILGVKQEWLGFVDSGLPEGDPLPPLPEGCFALEDVDAAAGELVRKIRAFRPQVVTTYDENGGYPHPDHIMTHKISMVAFDGAADTEKYPEDEFGPAHAPSKLYYNQGFNRPRTEALHQALLDRGLESPYGDWLKRWDEFSRKERTLTTYVPCAEFFEIRDKALIAHRTQIDPDGGWFRVPMDIQKEVWPTEEYELSKSLVDTSLPESDLFAGIRDNA
- a CDS encoding DUF4307 domain-containing protein; the encoded protein is MGAVRERLPEGRYGRSADARADRKLMIAGAVLGTLFLAMMGWFGWHYVVDSKISAEVIKFEVTGDSEVQVHLEIRKDTDAKGVCTLRSRSEDGTEVGRKDVRIEESTDRLDKVYSIRTTARATSAELIGCTAR